From Macaca mulatta isolate MMU2019108-1 chromosome 1, T2T-MMU8v2.0, whole genome shotgun sequence, the proteins below share one genomic window:
- the NBL1 gene encoding neuroblastoma suppressor of tumorigenicity 1 — translation MMLRVLMGAVLPAMLLAAPPPINKLALFPDKSAWCEAKNITQIVGHSGCEAKSIQNRACLGQCFSYSVPNTFPQSTESLVHCDSCMPAQSMWEIVTLECPGHEEVPRVDKLVEKILHCSCQACGKEPSHEGLSVYVQGEDGPGSQPGTHPHPHPHPHPGGQTPEPEEPPGAPHTEEEGAED, via the exons ATGATGCTTCGGGTCCTGATGGGGGCTGTCCTCCCTGCCATGCTACTGGCTGCCCCACCGCCCATCAACAAGCTGGCACTGTTCCCGGATAAGAGTGCCTGGTGCGAAGCCAAGAACATCACCCAGATTGTGGGTCACAGCGGCTGTGAGGCCAAGTCCATCCAGAACAG GGCGTGCCTAGGACAGTGCTTCAGCTACAGCGTCCCCAACACCTTCCCGCAGTCCACAGAGTCCCTGGTCCACTGTGACTCCTGCATGCCAGCCCAGTCGATGTGGGAGATT GTGACGCTGGAGTGCCCAGGCCACGAGGAGGTGCCCAGGGTGGACAAGCTGGTGGAGAAGATCCTGCACTGTAGCTGCCAGGCCTGCGGCAAGGAGCCTAGTCACGAGGGGCTGAGCGTCTACGTGCAGGGCGAGGACGGGCCGGGATCCCAGCCCGGcacccaccctcacccccatccccacccccaccctggcgGGCAGACCCCTGAGCCCGAGGAACCCCCAGGGGCCCCCCACACGGAGGAAGAGGGGGCTGAGGACTGA